The Deinococcus aquaticus genomic interval TGGCGCTGGAGGGTGTTCGACCTGCTGCGCGCCATCGACCGCGTGACGGCCTTCACGGACAGCCACACCCTGAGTACCTTCGAACGCGACGAACTGGCGCAGGACGCCGCACTGCACGGACTGGCGCGGCTGGGTGAGACCACCAAGTTCATTCCGCAGTCCGTGCAGGACACCAACCCGCACGTGCCGTGGGCGCTGCTGCGCGACGTTCGCAACCTCGTCTCGCACGATTACTTCGGGATCGAGGTGGCGCTCGTGTGGCACACGGCGCGCGTGGAACTCCCGGCGCTGCGGCCCGCCCTTCAGACCCTGGCGGACGGCGAGGCGGCGTCCGGAACGGCCGGTCAGTAGGAACACCGGGAACCACGACCGACCGGAACCCGTGTAAAACTTCACACCCCGATGGGAGCCCCCGATGGGGGAAATTTCACATTTCTGCCGGTCCAGGTTCTAGCATCCGGTCATGAACAGCATCGTCCTGACCGATTCCACCAGCGACCTGGAGGCCGGACAGGCCGACGCCATCGGCCTGCGGGTCATTCCGTTGACCGTCCACTTCGACGGGCATGACTGGCTGGATCACCAGGAACTCGGCAGCGACGAGCTGTTCCGCCGCGTGGACGCCGGCGCCGGCATGCCCATCACCGCGCCCCCCAGCGTGCAGGCGTACCGCGACACGCTCGACGACCTGCTGCGCACCCACGATCACGTGTTCGCCGTGCACCTCAGCAGCCGCCTGAGCGACACGTACGCTCACGCCACCGAGGCCGCCCGGTCCTTCCCCGGCCGCGTCACCGTCCACGACTCCTGGCAGTCCGCCGCCGGACTGGCCCTTCAGGCCGAACGCGCCGCCCGCCTGCTGCGAGACGGCGTACCCGCCGCGCAGGTCGCGGCCGCCCTGACCGCCCTGCGCCCCTACGCCACCACCCGCATGTGCCTGAACACCCTGAGTTACCTGCAACGCAGCGGCCGGATCGGCGGCGCGGCCGCCCTGGTCGGCGGCCTGCTGAACATGAAACCCATCATCGGCCTGCGCGACGGCCGCGTGGAACCCTTCACGCGGGCTCTCGGCACCCGCCGCGCCCTG includes:
- a CDS encoding DegV family protein; translation: MNSIVLTDSTSDLEAGQADAIGLRVIPLTVHFDGHDWLDHQELGSDELFRRVDAGAGMPITAPPSVQAYRDTLDDLLRTHDHVFAVHLSSRLSDTYAHATEAARSFPGRVTVHDSWQSAAGLALQAERAARLLRDGVPAAQVAAALTALRPYATTRMCLNTLSYLQRSGRIGGAAALVGGLLNMKPIIGLRDGRVEPFTRALGTRRALNSMTEQLRACARELPHGRVAFFHNGAPDSVEALRFEARRLGVQESMTLGLGTVLSAHGGPGVFGFSFEPAKVWQNFRAY